Proteins from one Agelaius phoeniceus isolate bAgePho1 chromosome 10, bAgePho1.hap1, whole genome shotgun sequence genomic window:
- the ZIC4 gene encoding zinc finger protein ZIC 4 isoform X7 yields MFGNAFPSSQGRGFYVELPCSYPGHHGHQHHHSEAGNPSLFTGLHEQPPHAAPGGHLNGQLRLGLPGEMYARSEHFTQVPASRTDHFAASSLHNYGGMNLNVNLAPHHGPGAFFRYMRQPIKQELICKWIELDQTPKKLCSKTFSTMHELVTHVTVEHVGGPEQSNHICFWEECPREGKPFKAKYKLVNHIRVHTGEKPFPCPFPGCGKVFARSENLKIHKRTHTGEKPFKCEFEGCDRRFANSSDRKKHSHVHTSDKPYNCKVRGCDKSYTHPSSLRKHMKVHCKSPPPSSGYESSTPSLVSPSSDSGREPPASCSHAEPSAPAQPAANLSEWYVCQGAGPRGPPGPPGASPPPRLPAEPRPRC; encoded by the exons GTAGCTACCCCGGACACCATGGTCACCAGCACCACCACTCAGAAGCTGGGAATCCCTCTCTGTTCACTGGACTCCATGAGCAGCCTCCCCATGCAGCTCCAGGTGGCCATCTAAACGGACAGCTCAGACTGGGGTTACCTGGAGAAATGTACGCCAGGTCTGAACATTTCACTCAAGTACCAGCCTCCAGGACAGATCATTTTGCTGCTTCTTCGCTTCATAACTACGGTGGTATGAATCTGAACGTGAACCTGGCTCCACACCACGGCCCGGGTGCCTTCTTTCGTTACATGAGGCAGCCCATCAAACAGGAACTCATCTGTAAGTGGATTGAGTTGGACCAGACTCCCAAAAAATTATGCTCGAAAACTTTCAGCACGATGCACGAGCTGGTGACTCATGTCACGGTGGAGCACGTTGGAGGACCCGAGCAGTCCAATCACATATGTTTCTGGGAAGAGTGTCCGAGAGAAGGGAAACCTTTCAAGGCCAAATATAAACTTGTAAATCACATCAGAGTCCACACAGGTGAAAAACCtttcccctgccctttcccaggCTGTGGCAAAGTGTTTGCCAGATCAGAGAATCTCAAAATACACAAAAGAACTCATACAG GGGAGAAGCCGTTCAAATGTGAATTCGAGGGCTGTGACAGGCGCTTCGCCAACAGCAGCGACAGGAAGAAGCACTCGCATGTCCACACCAGCGACAAGCCCTACAACTGCAAAGTGAGAGGCTGCGACAAGTCCTACACCCACCCCAGCTCCCTGAGAAAACACATGAAAGTGCACTGCAAATCCCCTCCTCCCAGCTCCGGCTACGAGTCCTCCACGCCCTCCTTGGTGTCCCCCTCCTCGGACTCCGGCCGGGAGCCCCCCGCCTCCTGCTCCCACGCTGAGCCCTCCGCGCCCGCGCAGCCCGCCGCCAACCTGAGCGAATGGTACGTGTGTCAAGGCGCGGGGCCCCGcggcccccccgggccccccggGGCCTCCCCGCCGCCGCGCCTGCCCgccgagccccggccccgctgctaG
- the ZIC4 gene encoding zinc finger protein ZIC 4 isoform X6 has protein sequence MRHKTPLVMRKRKRLYRNILEKSSSYPGHHGHQHHHSEAGNPSLFTGLHEQPPHAAPGGHLNGQLRLGLPGEMYARSEHFTQVPASRTDHFAASSLHNYGGMNLNVNLAPHHGPGAFFRYMRQPIKQELICKWIELDQTPKKLCSKTFSTMHELVTHVTVEHVGGPEQSNHICFWEECPREGKPFKAKYKLVNHIRVHTGEKPFPCPFPGCGKVFARSENLKIHKRTHTGEKPFKCEFEGCDRRFANSSDRKKHSHVHTSDKPYNCKVRGCDKSYTHPSSLRKHMKVHCKSPPPSSGYESSTPSLVSPSSDSGREPPASCSHAEPSAPAQPAANLSEWYVCQGAGPRGPPGPPGASPPPRLPAEPRPRC, from the exons GTAGCTACCCCGGACACCATGGTCACCAGCACCACCACTCAGAAGCTGGGAATCCCTCTCTGTTCACTGGACTCCATGAGCAGCCTCCCCATGCAGCTCCAGGTGGCCATCTAAACGGACAGCTCAGACTGGGGTTACCTGGAGAAATGTACGCCAGGTCTGAACATTTCACTCAAGTACCAGCCTCCAGGACAGATCATTTTGCTGCTTCTTCGCTTCATAACTACGGTGGTATGAATCTGAACGTGAACCTGGCTCCACACCACGGCCCGGGTGCCTTCTTTCGTTACATGAGGCAGCCCATCAAACAGGAACTCATCTGTAAGTGGATTGAGTTGGACCAGACTCCCAAAAAATTATGCTCGAAAACTTTCAGCACGATGCACGAGCTGGTGACTCATGTCACGGTGGAGCACGTTGGAGGACCCGAGCAGTCCAATCACATATGTTTCTGGGAAGAGTGTCCGAGAGAAGGGAAACCTTTCAAGGCCAAATATAAACTTGTAAATCACATCAGAGTCCACACAGGTGAAAAACCtttcccctgccctttcccaggCTGTGGCAAAGTGTTTGCCAGATCAGAGAATCTCAAAATACACAAAAGAACTCATACAG GGGAGAAGCCGTTCAAATGTGAATTCGAGGGCTGTGACAGGCGCTTCGCCAACAGCAGCGACAGGAAGAAGCACTCGCATGTCCACACCAGCGACAAGCCCTACAACTGCAAAGTGAGAGGCTGCGACAAGTCCTACACCCACCCCAGCTCCCTGAGAAAACACATGAAAGTGCACTGCAAATCCCCTCCTCCCAGCTCCGGCTACGAGTCCTCCACGCCCTCCTTGGTGTCCCCCTCCTCGGACTCCGGCCGGGAGCCCCCCGCCTCCTGCTCCCACGCTGAGCCCTCCGCGCCCGCGCAGCCCGCCGCCAACCTGAGCGAATGGTACGTGTGTCAAGGCGCGGGGCCCCGcggcccccccgggccccccggGGCCTCCCCGCCGCCGCGCCTGCCCgccgagccccggccccgctgctaG
- the ZIC4 gene encoding zinc finger protein ZIC 4 isoform X5 yields the protein MRGNLQQVAGEQSQEMRHKTPLVMRKRKRLYRNILEKSSSYPGHHGHQHHHSEAGNPSLFTGLHEQPPHAAPGGHLNGQLRLGLPGEMYARSEHFTQVPASRTDHFAASSLHNYGGMNLNVNLAPHHGPGAFFRYMRQPIKQELICKWIELDQTPKKLCSKTFSTMHELVTHVTVEHVGGPEQSNHICFWEECPREGKPFKAKYKLVNHIRVHTGEKPFPCPFPGCGKVFARSENLKIHKRTHTGEKPFKCEFEGCDRRFANSSDRKKHSHVHTSDKPYNCKVRGCDKSYTHPSSLRKHMKVHCKSPPPSSGYESSTPSLVSPSSDSGREPPASCSHAEPSAPAQPAANLSEWYVCQGAGPRGPPGPPGASPPPRLPAEPRPRC from the exons GTAGCTACCCCGGACACCATGGTCACCAGCACCACCACTCAGAAGCTGGGAATCCCTCTCTGTTCACTGGACTCCATGAGCAGCCTCCCCATGCAGCTCCAGGTGGCCATCTAAACGGACAGCTCAGACTGGGGTTACCTGGAGAAATGTACGCCAGGTCTGAACATTTCACTCAAGTACCAGCCTCCAGGACAGATCATTTTGCTGCTTCTTCGCTTCATAACTACGGTGGTATGAATCTGAACGTGAACCTGGCTCCACACCACGGCCCGGGTGCCTTCTTTCGTTACATGAGGCAGCCCATCAAACAGGAACTCATCTGTAAGTGGATTGAGTTGGACCAGACTCCCAAAAAATTATGCTCGAAAACTTTCAGCACGATGCACGAGCTGGTGACTCATGTCACGGTGGAGCACGTTGGAGGACCCGAGCAGTCCAATCACATATGTTTCTGGGAAGAGTGTCCGAGAGAAGGGAAACCTTTCAAGGCCAAATATAAACTTGTAAATCACATCAGAGTCCACACAGGTGAAAAACCtttcccctgccctttcccaggCTGTGGCAAAGTGTTTGCCAGATCAGAGAATCTCAAAATACACAAAAGAACTCATACAG GGGAGAAGCCGTTCAAATGTGAATTCGAGGGCTGTGACAGGCGCTTCGCCAACAGCAGCGACAGGAAGAAGCACTCGCATGTCCACACCAGCGACAAGCCCTACAACTGCAAAGTGAGAGGCTGCGACAAGTCCTACACCCACCCCAGCTCCCTGAGAAAACACATGAAAGTGCACTGCAAATCCCCTCCTCCCAGCTCCGGCTACGAGTCCTCCACGCCCTCCTTGGTGTCCCCCTCCTCGGACTCCGGCCGGGAGCCCCCCGCCTCCTGCTCCCACGCTGAGCCCTCCGCGCCCGCGCAGCCCGCCGCCAACCTGAGCGAATGGTACGTGTGTCAAGGCGCGGGGCCCCGcggcccccccgggccccccggGGCCTCCCCGCCGCCGCGCCTGCCCgccgagccccggccccgctgctaG